A genomic stretch from Hemicordylus capensis ecotype Gifberg chromosome 1, rHemCap1.1.pri, whole genome shotgun sequence includes:
- the FKBP1B gene encoding peptidyl-prolyl cis-trans isomerase FKBP1B isoform X2, producing MLQNGKKFDSSRDRNKPFRFKIGRQEVIKGFEEGAAQMSLGQRAKLTCTPDMAYGATGHPGVIPPNATLIFDVELLRIE from the exons ATGCTTCAGAATGGAAAGAAGTTTGATTCCTCCCGAGATCGAAACAAGCCCTTCAGGTTCAAGATTGGCAGACAAGAAGTCATTAAAGGATTTGAAGAAGGAGCTGCACAG ATGAGCCTAGGTCAAAGAGCAAAGCTGACCTGCACACCCGACATGGCATACGGAGCCACAGGACATCCCGGAGTCATCCCACCAAATGCTACTCTCATTTTTGATGTGGAGCTGCTTAGGATAGAGTAA